From Aedes albopictus strain Foshan chromosome 1, AalbF5, whole genome shotgun sequence, one genomic window encodes:
- the LOC134290406 gene encoding uncharacterized protein LOC134290406 translates to MSQSHTPKTRTAKAAAAAKLKQQLDADVENYSTNWEITADAETLKELSSLSRQRDQVSMKLTRVQRALATAKHVISPSQLRTYLKNIDDAYNEFSAVHSKLIAAIPDEAFRQQEEIYVAFEERYNHVRTVIDELMVSRETDATRAPLPQPQVIVQQQPLKVPIPTFDGSYTNWPKFKAIFQDLMASSGDSDAIKLYHLDKALVGEAAEVLDAKVISEGNYQQAWAILTDRFENKRIIVETHIRGLFNIPKMASGTCKELRRLHDECTRHVESLKYLEQKFLDVSDLFLVHILSSSMDQATRMAWEATQKKGELPTYAQTISFLQTRCQMLENCEMAFQNPTSQPLPKPSSKGQAPSKAAGVKVHAAATESQKKDKCDFCQGTHRNYQCDAISSLPFEKRIEKVRTSGVCFNCLRKGHSARDCSSPKTCQKCQKRHHTQLHNEELKQEPKPSVSVPAQEKSPPIDQNKVSVSTSTRETPQLSCNYANSTKTVFLLTAVVNVVDRNNRLHPCRALLDSGSQVVNFITADLANRLGSERQRVDVPIRGINDVKTIAHDKVEVRFRSRVSEYQAQVQCLITPNVTGVIPSAKIDASSWNIPFGVQLADPEFYKPEKIDMLLGAELFLQLLRPGHIKIDEDFPELRETSLGWVVAGVFRERSIANEVQHSLTASLDDVEEAIQRFWKIEEVPDASPLTSEEQECEAHFLATHRRTEDGRYIVRLPFRENANELNDCRSVALKRFQMLQQRLQKNPELKQQYIEFMREYEQLGHCREIREENDDPKQQNYYLPHHAVLRPSSSTTKCRVVFDASAKANAASLSLNEVLQVGATVQKELYDVMLRFCKYKIAFTADVPKMYRQIIMDPRDTHFLRVFWCEQPSDRLRVLELTTVTYGTASAPFQATRCLQQLAEDESTDYPIGARIVKEDFYVDDALSGADSLPAAVEAVKQLKGIMQKGGFSLHKWCSNSNELLEHIPTAEQEQPAALEEYGPNGVIKVLGLLWDPKADIFQIARPIQRSLKQPVTKRIIYSEVARLFDPLGLVSPVIVVAKLLVQRLWQCKIGWDDPVNDQTQKFWEDFANSLSAVDTIAIPRRITFDEAVDYELHGFADASSVAYDACVYVRNLFPDGSAKSKLVTSKSKVAPLHELSTPRKEMCAALLLTRLVEKVVHVLQMEFRHVVLWFLYATVLTEIEAVMNSRPLFSTSSDPADENVITPAHYLIGRPLTAIPEPSLESMKVNRLKRWQYLQKMREDFWKSWSKDYLCSLQQRPKNVRIMANLRPGMVVVLEDKSQPPLNWKLGRITQVYPGADGLVRAVDVFSNGSTYRRSINKIAVLPIQDNEPSEKAVETSCQPGGVCSVWNEPSDNNNDNHE, encoded by the exons ATGTCGCAGAGTCATACGCCGAAGACCAGAACAGCTAAGGCCGCTGCAGCTGCAAAGCTGAAGCAGCAGCTGGACGCTGATGTGGAAAATTACTCGACCAACTGGGAAATCACCGCCGATGCTGAGACACTGAAGGAGTTGTCGTCGTTGTCCCGCCAGCGTGATCAAGTAAGTATGAAGCTGACGCGGGTGCAAAGGGCACTTGCCACTGCCAAACACGTGATCAGCCCTTCGCAGTTGAGGACGTATTTGAAAAACATCGACGACGCCTACAACGAATTCAGTGCCGTGCATAGCAAACTCATCGCCGCAATTCCGGATGAAGCCTTCCGCCAACAAGAGGAGATCTACGTTGCATTCGAAGAGCGATACAACCACGTCCGCACCGTCATCGACGAATTGATGGTTTCCAGAGAGACTGATGCCACCAGAGCTCCACTCCCGCAACCACAGGTAATCGTGCAGCAGCAACCATTAAAGGTCCCGATCCCCACCTTCGATGGATCGTACACCAACTGGCCGAAGTTCAAGGCCATATTCCAGGACCTAATGGCAAGCTCTGGCGATTCCGACGCCATCAAGCTGTACCATCTAGACAAGGCGCTTGTTGGTGAGGCAGCTGAAGTTCTGGATGCCAAGGTCATCAGCGAAGGAAACTATCAACAAGCATGGGCCATCCTCACCGACCGCTTCGAGAACAAGAGGATCATCGTCGAGACACATATCCGTGGCCTATTCAATATCCCGAAAATGGCTTCGGGAACCTGCAAGGAGCTTCGACGACTCCACGACGAGTGTACCCGCCATGTCGAGAGTTTGAAGTATCTGgagcagaagttcctggatgtaTCCGACCTCTTCCTGGTCCACATCTTGTCGTCGTCGATGGATCAAGCAACGAGGATGGCATGGGAGGCCACGCAAAAGAAAGGTGAGTTGCCAACGTATGCGCAGACCATTTCGTTTCTTCAGACAAGGTGCCAGATGCTGGAGAATTGTGAAATGGCATTCCAAAACCCCACCTCCCAGCCATTGCCGAAACCGAGTTCCAAAGGTCAAGCACCATCGAAGGCAGCTGGTGTGAAGGTTCATGCCGCTGCGACCGAATCGCAGAAGAAGGACAAGTGTGATTTCTGCCAGGGTACACATCGTAACTACCAATGCGACGCAATCAGCAGCCTGCCGTTCGAGAAAAGAATTGAGAAGGTAAGGACATCCGGAGTGTGCTTCAATTGTCTTCGCAAGGGGCACAGTGCTAGAGATTGTTCATCGCCGAAGACGTGCCAGAAATGCCAGAAGCGGCATCATACGCAGCTCCACAACGAGGAACTGAAACAAGAGCCGAAACCAAGTGTGTCCGTCCCAGCTCAGGAGAAAAGCCCTCCCATCGACCAGAACAAGGTATCCGTTTCGACCTCGACCAGAGAGACCCCGCAACTCTCGTGCAACTACGCCAACTCCACGAAGACCGTGTTCCTGCTTACAGCTGTTGTCAACGTGGTGGATAGGAACAATCGCCTTCATCCATGCCGTGCGCTTCTTGACAGCGGATCACAGGTGGTGAACTTTATCACAGCTGATCTTGCGAACCGTCTCGGAAGCGAGAGACAACGTGTCGACGTGCCAATACGAGGTATCAACGACGTCAAGACTATCGCCCACGACAAAGTTGAGGTAAGGTTCCGGTCTAGAGTCTCCGAATATCAAGCGCAGGTCCAGTGCTTGATAACGCCCAACGTCACAGGAGTCATCCCGTCAGCCAAAATCGACGCTTCCTCCTGGAACATCCCCTTTGGCGTTCAACTAGCAGATCCAGAGTTCTACAAGCCGGAGAAAATCGACATGCTTCTCGGAGCAGAACTCTTCCTGCAGTTACTACGACCCGGCCACATCAAAATCGACGAAGACTTCCCCGAGCTGCGTGAAACCTCCCTAGGATGGGTGGTAGCTGGAGTCTTCAGAGAGCGTTCCATCGCCAACGAGGTACAGCACTCGCTCACCGCATCGCTAGATGACGTCGAGGAGGCAATTCagcgtttttggaaaattgaagaaGTGCCTGATGCCAGCCCACTAACCAGCGAGGAGCAAGAGTGCGAGGCTCATTTTCTCGCAACTCACCGTCGGACTGAAGATGGACGTTACATCGTGAGGTTGCCGTTCAGAGAAAACGCCAACGAACTGAATGATTGCCGTTCTGTTGCTTTGAAAAGGTTCCAGATGTTGCAACAGAGACTTCAGAAGAACCCAGAATTGAAGCAGCAGTACATCGAGTTTATGCGAGAATATGAGCAGCTGGGACACTGCCGAGAGATACGAGAGGAAAACGACGATCCGAAGCAGCAAAACTACTATTTGCCACACCACGCCGTACTTCGCCCTTCGAGTTCAACCACCAAATGCCGAGTGGTATTTGACGCTAGCGCAAAGGCGAACGCAGCAAGCCTTTCGCTCAACGAGGTTCTTCAAGTGGGTGCAACGGTACAGAAGGAACTGTATGACGTTATGCTACGATTCTGTAAGTATAAAATTGCATTCACCGCCGATGTTCCAAAGATGTATCGCCAGATCATCATGGATCCCCGAGACACGCATTTTCTTCGAGTGTTTTGGTGCGAGCAACCATCCGACCGCCTTCGTGTCCTGGAGCTTACCACGGTAACATACGGGACAGCCTCCGCACCATTCCAAGCAACCCGCTGTTTGCAACAACTAGCCGAGGACGAATCAACAGACTACCCTATTGGAGCCCGTATCGTGAAGGAGGATTTCTACGTCGACGATGCCCTTTCGGGCGCAGACTCGCTTCCAGCTGCTGTTGAAGCAGTGAAGCAGCTGAAGGGCATCATGCAGAAAGGAGGTTTTTCGCTACACAAGTGGTGTTCCAACTCAAACGAGTTACTGGAACACATTCCGACAGCTGAACAGGAGCAGCCAGCCGCTTTGGAAGAGTATGGACCGAATGGAGTGATAAAGGTACTTGGCCTACTGTGGGACCCGAAAGCCGACATTTTCCAAATTGCCAGGCCAATTCAGCGCAGTTTGAAGCAACCCGTCACGAAAAGGATCATTTATTCCGAGGTGGCAAGACTGTTCGATCCATTAGGTCTTGTGTCACCAGTCATCGTTGTTGCCAAACTACTTGTGCAGCGGCTCTGGCAATGCAAGATTGGATGGGATGATCCGGTGAACGACCAAACGCAAAAGTTCTGGGAGGACTTCGCAAATTCCTTGTCAGCTGTTGATACGATCGCTATTCCCAGACGAATTACCTTCGACGAAGCTGTAGACTACGAACTGCACGGATTTGCCGATGCATCATCAGTGGCGTATGATGCATGTGTTTACGTACGAAACCTTTTTCCCGACGGATCAGCCAAGTCGAAACTGGTTACCAGCAAATCCAAGGTAGCACCGCTACACGAGTTATCGACACCCCGAAAGGAGATGTGTGCCGCACTATTACTGACACGACTTGTTGAGAAGGTAGTCCATGTCCTACAGATGGAGTTTCGTCACGTCGTTCTCTG GTTTTTGTATGCAACCGTGCTTACCGAAATCGAAGCAGTGATGAACTCAAGGCCACTGTTTTCAACTTCATCCGATCCAGCCGACGAAAACGTCATAACTCCAGCCCATTATCTAATAGGTCGTCCGTTAACAGCCATACCGGAGCCGTCCCTAGAGAGCATGAAGGTGAACCGACTGAAACGATGGCAGTATCTTCAGAAAATGCGAGAGGATTTTTGGAAATCGTGGTCCAAAGATTATCTGTGCAGCCTTCAACAAAGACCGAAGAACGTCAGGATCATGGCAAACCTTCGCCCAGGAATGGTAGTTGTATTGGAAGACAAATCGCAACCTCCACTCAACTGGAAGCTAGGACGCATCACCCAAGTGTATCCTGGTGCAGACGGATTGGTACGTGCAGTAGATGTATTTTCCAACGGAAGTACATATCGCCGATCGATAAACAAGATTGCAGTCCTGCCGATTCAAGACAACGAGCCATCGGAGAAAGCTGTTGAAACTTCGTGTCAACCGGGGGGAGTATGTTCCGTATGGAACGAGCCGAGTGACAATAATAACGACAATCACGAATAG
- the LOC115253511 gene encoding pheromone-binding protein-related protein 6: protein MFTTLLLLLMVGIINCQEPRRDANYPPPELLEKMKPMHDACVAETGASEDAIKRFSDQEIHEDDNLKCYMNCLFHKAGVVNDNGEFHYVKIQDFLPESMHLITLNWFKRCLYPQGDNLCEKAFWLNKCWKERDPVHYFLP, encoded by the exons ATGTTTACGACTTTGCTTTTGCTTCTGATGGTTGGAATTATCAACTGCCAAGAACCAAGACGAGATGCCAAT TATCCTCCTCCAGAGCTTTTGGAGAAAATGAAACCAATGCACGATGCTTGCGTTGCTGAAACTGGGGCATCTGAAG ACGCCATAAAACGTTTTAGTGACCAGGAAATACACGAGGACGATAACCTGAAATGCTACATGAACTGTCTCTTCCACAAGGCAGGAGTCGTCAATGACAACGGAGAGTTCCACTATGTGAAGATTCAAGACTTTCTACCAGAGTCAATGCATCTGATCACgctcaactggttcaaaagatgTCTCTATCCTCAAGGAGACAATTTGTGTGAGAAAGCCTTTTGGCTTAATAAGTGCTGGAAAGAGCGAGACCCAGTGCACTACTTTTTACCATAA